Proteins co-encoded in one Cucurbita pepo subsp. pepo cultivar mu-cu-16 chromosome LG15, ASM280686v2, whole genome shotgun sequence genomic window:
- the LOC111776404 gene encoding sperm head and tail associated protein — MVVVMADATPPGIAKNPSHASCKIKKYKHCYNLDHVCPKFCPDQCTVECASCKPICGGDASPPPEDDPTPATPSPPSENYYSPPPPVVVTPSPPPSEPTPSYSPPLPSPTPVTPSPSPPTNPTPPSTPPTHSYPPENQNPPSSPPTSPNPPTPSTPSTPPSNPNPPTHSYPPGNENPPSTPPTSPNPPTPSTPSNPNPPSTPPTHSYPPGNQNPPSNPNPPPHSNPPENPNPPSNPNPPSTPPTSPNPPTPSTPSTPPTHSYPPGNPNPPSTPPPSSSTGAAKRVRCKNANYPQCYNMIHTCPSACPNGCQVDCVTCKPVCHCDRPGAVCQDPRFIGGDGITFYFHGQKDKDFCLVSDPNLHINAHFIGKRNPSLTRDFTWVQSLGILFNTHRLLIAAQKTAVWDDSIDRLTIALDDVPVALPESEGSQWQHPTENPTVVIVRLGAANHVMVEAKGLFRITAKVVPITEEDSRVHSYGISKGDSFAHLDVGFKFFELSSGVNGVLGQTYGAGYVSNVNLKAAMPVMGREKEFETSSLFATDCAVARFGGDDDGNGHEEVA, encoded by the exons atggtggtggtgatggcgGATGCGACGCCGCCCGGGATCGCTAAGAACCCGAGCCATGCTTCGTGCAAGATTAAGAAGTATAAACATTGTTATAATTTGGATCATGTTTGTCCTAAGTTTTGCCCTGATCAATGTACTGTGGAATGTGCATCTTGTAAGCCTATTTGTGGTGGTGATGCTAGTCCTCCGCCTGAGGATGATCCTACTCCGGCTACCCCGTCTCCTCCGTCGGAAAATTATTACTCGCCTCCACCTCCGGTGGTCGTAACTCCGAGCCCTCCTCCTTCAGAACCTACTCCTTCATATTCCCCGCCCTTGCCTTCACCGACACCAGTAACTCCTTCGCCTTCGCCTCCGACAAACCCTACCCCTCCGTCAACACCTCCAACGCATTCCTATCCTCCGGAGAATCAAAACCCTCCATCATCACCTCCGACGAGCCCTAATCCTCCAACACCATCTACTCCATCGACACCTCCGTCAAACCCTAACCCTCCGACGCATTCCTATCCTCCCGGGAATGAAAACCCTCCATCAACACCTCCGACGAGCCCCAATCCTCCAACACCATCTACTCCATCGAACCCTAACCCTCCGTCAACACCTCCGACGCATTCCTATCCTCCCGGGAATCAAAACCCTCCGTCAAACCCTAACCCTCCGCCACATTCCAACCCACCGGAAAATCCCAACCCTCCATCAAACCCTAACCCTCCATCAACACCCCCGACGAGCCCCAACCCTCCAACGCCATCTACTCCATCGACACCTCCGACGCATTCCTATCCTCCGGGGAATCCCAACCCTCCATCAACACCTCCACCATCTTCCTCAACCGGCGCAGCCAAGAGAGTAAGATGCAAAAACGCAAATTACCCTCAATGTTACAACATGATCCACACATGTCCCAGCGCTTGCCCTAATGGATGTCAAGTTGATTGCGTCACTTGCAAACCCGTCTGCC ATTGCGACAGACCAGGAGCAGTATGCCAAGACCCACGTTTCATCGGCGGCGACGGCATAACCTTCTACTTCCACGGCCAAAAAGACAAAGATTTCTGTCTTGTCTCCGATCCCAATCTCCACATCAACGCCCATTTCATCGGAAAACGAAACCCGTCCTTAACACGAGACTTCACTTGGGTCCAATCCCTCGGTATCCTCTTCAACACTCATCGGCTCTTAATCGCCGCGCAAAAAACCGCCGTATGGGACGATTCTATCGACCGTCTCACAATTGCTCTCGACGACGTCCCGGTGGCTCTCCCGGAATCTGAAGGCAGCCAATGGCAACACCCTACAGAAAACCCTACCGTCGTCATCGTCCGGCTCGGTGCAGCCAACCACGTGATGGTGGAAGCCAAAGGGCTGTTCAGAATCACAGCCAAGGTGGTGCCAATAACAGAAGAGGACTCGAGGGTTCATAGCTATGGAATTAGTAAAGGGGATTCGTTTGCGCATTTGGACGTAGGGTTTAAGTTTTTCGAGTTGAGCAGCGGAGTGAACGGCGTTTTGGGGCAGACTTATGGCGCCGGGTATGTGAGCAACGTGAATTTGAAGGCGGCTATGCCGGTGATGGGTAGGGAGAAGGAGTTTGAAACTTCCAGCTTGTTTGCGACCGATTGCGCTGTTGCTAGATTTGGCGGCGACGACGACGGCAATGGCCATGAAGAGGTAGCTTGA
- the LOC111811284 gene encoding cyclin-D3-1-like — MALHPNKHRIKLHHSSLFFLDFLYCTEEQQLETEDNNGGGSNDFPLWEETTHFLACEDEELDRLLSKEQDQNLQYGAVLEDLVKTGGALFLARTEAVEWLLKVNAFYGFSSLTALLAINYLDRVLTGRHFQRDKPWMLQLLAVTCISLAAKVEEVRVPVLQDLQVEDSKFIFEAKTIQRMELLVLSALQWKMHAVTPVSFLGIITKGLGLKKNQYFQKEFLRRFERILLSLVTDSRSVGFLPSVMAVSAMVSVVEEMGSCKPLEELQDQILNALKINKGRVKECCKVIMEVSKGQAKAKVSGKRKHVEEEEEAEAEAEAESEGEAGSPNGVIEANFSCGSSNHSWGMGSPLSPHTPSSSKRITPTP; from the exons ATGGCTCTGCACCCAAATAAACACAGAATCAAACTCCACCATAGCTCGCTCTTCTTCCTGGACTTCCTTTACTGCACTGAAGAACAACAGCTTGAAACAGAGGATAACAATGGCGGCGGCTCCAACGACTTCCCTCTTTGGGAAGAGACGACCCATTTCCTTGCTTGTGAAGACGAGGAGCTCGATCGTTTGCTGTCCAAAGAACAGGACCAGAATCTTCAATACGGTGCTGTTCTGGAGGACTTGGTTAAAACAGGGGGTGCTCTGTTTTTGGCTAGAACAGAGGCCGTCGAATGGTTGCTTAAAGTTAATGCCTTTTATGGCTTCTCCTCTCTCACAGCTCTCTTAGCCATTAATTACCTCGACAGAGTCCTCACCGGCCGCCATTTTCAAAGAGATAAGCCATGGATGCTTCAGCTTCTTGCCGTAACTTGCATTTCTTTAGCTGCCAAAGTCGAAGAAGTTCGTGTCCCTGTTCTTCAAGATCTCCag GTGGAAGATTCAAAGTTCATTTTCGAAGCAAAAACGATACAGAGAATGGAGCTTTTAGTGCTCAGTGCTCTTCAATGGAAGATGCACGCAGTGACCCCTGTTTCATTTCTTGGCATTATAACAAAAGGGCTTGGATTAAAGAAGAATCAGTACTTTCAGAAAGAGTTTCTGAGACGCTTTGAGCgtattcttctctctctcgtCACTG ATTCAAGATCGGTGGGGTTTCTTCCTTCTGTAATGGCGGTATCAGCAATGGTGAGCGTTGTTGAAGAGATGGGGAGCTGTAAGCCATTGGAGGAGTTGCAGGATCAGATTCTTAATGCCCTCAAAATAAACAAG GGAAGAGTGAAGGAGTGCTGCAAGGTGATAATGGAGGTATCAAAAGGGCAGGCGAAAGCAAAGGTATCAGGGAAGAGGAAGCatgtggaggaggaggaggaagcagaagcagaagcagaagcagaatCAGAAGGTGAAGCAGGGAGCCCAAATGGAGTAATAGAGGCCAATTTCAGCTGTGGAAGCTCCAACCATTCGTGGGGCATGGGGTCGCCTCTGTCACCACACACGCCTTCTTCTTCCAAAAGAATCACACCCACTCCATGA